One genomic window of Pelmatolapia mariae isolate MD_Pm_ZW linkage group LG5, Pm_UMD_F_2, whole genome shotgun sequence includes the following:
- the ip6k2b gene encoding inositol hexakisphosphate kinase 2b, with product MSPALEALMQAEGTPYPGKGVMLEPFVHQVGGHSCVLRFGEQTICKPLIPREHQFYKSLPPEMRKFTPQYKGVVSVSFEEDEEGNLCLIAYPLHSESGDLENKDPSTDCEPKSKMVKWSNKKQSPLGPENDNYSKDRGRHSRKEDKIMSYNRDEMQQQQQAEVLYFSLEKGNVVSQIKHNPWSLKCHQQHLQRMKENAKHRNQYKFILLENLTWRYRVPCVLDLKMGTRQHGDDASEEKKANQIRKCQQSTSASIGVRLCGMQVYQSEPGQLMFMNKYHGRKLTLAGFKEALYQFFHNGHRLRHELLSPVLRRLREMQAALEACESYRFYSSSLLIIYDGDPPRAPTRPRHRGGEEGDEDEPSDEEEEEEEGAFGFPRSSSAGVGAGVSGGSSNSGGSRSSHSAGEASSPVVDVRMIDFAHTTCRHYGEDSVVHEGQDSGFIFGLQNLITIISELEDHSAD from the exons ATGAGTCCCGCTCTGGAAGCCCTCATGCAGGCGGAAGGGACTCCTTATCCCGGAAAAGGGGTGATGCTTGAGCCGTTCGTGCACCAGGTGGGAGGCCACTCTTGTGTGCTACGGTTTGGGGAACAGACAATTTGCAAACCCCTCATCCCCCGAGAACACCAGTTCTATAAGAGTCTCCCACCAGAGATGAGGAAGTTCACCCCTCAATATAAAG gTGTAGTTTCAGTCAGTTTTGAAGAGGATGAGGAAGGGAATTTGTGCCTCATCGCCTACCCCCTCCACAGCGAATCAGGGGACCTGGAAAACAAAGACCCCTCAACAGACTGTGAGCCCAAGAGCAAGATGGTGAAGTGGAGCAACAAAAAGCAATCCCCTTTGGGCCCTGAGAATGACAACTATAGCAAAGACAGAGGTAGACACAGTCGTAAAGAAGACAAGATTATGAG TTATAATCGTGATGAGATgcaacagcaacagcaggcAGAGGTACTTTACTTTAGCCTGGAAAAAGGCAATGTGGTGTCACAGATCAAACACAACCCCTGGAGTCTCAAATGTCACCAGCAGCACTTACAGAGGATGAAGGAGAATGCAAAGCACCGTAACCAATACA AATTTATCCTTTTAGAAAACCTTACATGGCGCTATAGAGTACCGTGTGTCTTAGACTTGAAGATGGGAACTCGTCAGCATGGAGATGATGCATCAGAGGAAAAGAAAGCCAATCAGATTCGAAAGTGTCAACAGAGCACATCTGCATCTATTGGGGTGCGACTTTGTGGCATGCAG GTGTACCAGTCAGAGCCAGGCCAGCTGATGTTCATGAATAAATACCATGGGCGAAAGCTGACTCTCGCAGGATTCAAGGAGGCTCTCTACCAGTTTTTCCACAATGGGCATCGCTTGCGTCATGAGCTGCTGTCTCCAGTGTTGCGGAGACTTCGTGAAATGCAAGCTGCCCTCGAGGCCTGCGAGTCTTACCGCTTCTACTCTAGCTCCCTGCTCATCATCTACGATGGCGACCCTCCCAGGGCTCCCACTAGACCTAGACATAGAGGTGGGGAGGAAGGTGATGAGGATGAGCCAtctgatgaggaggaggaggaggaagaaggagcCTTTGGTTTCCCTCGCTCCTCCTCTGCGGGTGTCGGTGCAGGTGTGTCCGGAGGGAGCAGCAACAGTGGCGGTAGTCGCTCATCCCACAGCGCAGGAGAGGCTAGTAGCCCTGTGGTGGATGTACGCATGATTGACTTTGCTCACACCACCTGTCGCCACTATGGAGAAGACAGCGTAGTGCACGAAGGCCAGGACAGTGGGTTCATCTTCGGCCTCCAGAACCTGATCACAATCATCTCCGAGCTCGAGGATCACAGTGCAGACTGA